Genomic DNA from Alphaproteobacteria bacterium:
TGATGCATATGAGTGAATGGGGTACATAACAAGACTTGATTGCACAGAAAGAGCAGAACGATAACTTGAATCAATGCGCTCAACTTCGCGTGCAATAAGGCCATAGGCAACATAACTTGTGTCAGCACAGCCATAGCCAGAGAGGGTTGAACCAAGAAAGCCCATCTCACCCATTTCGAGATAAATAGCAGGATCAAAGATTTCGTCACGATTGGCTTTGATAATACGCGGTAGGAGTTTCTTTTGACAATATTGACGCGCTTGTGTCTGAATGATTGTCTCATCCTCAGTCAAGAGACTATCAAACGAAAGTGGATCTTGCCAATTGAAGGCCGCTTTGCTTGATTTTTTTCCAGATTTTGTCTCTTGAATTTGGATGAGTTGTTCTGTCATATTTTGTCCTTTTATTTTTTTAAATCACTCGCGTGACTAAAGAATCTAAAAAACTCACTTTCAGGTGATAAAACCATTGTTGTGTCATTGGATCCTAATGATGTTTTATAGGCTTGAAGGCTTCTATAGAAGGAATAGAATTTAGGATCTTTTGAGGTTTCTTTGCTGAGTGTATTGAGGGCTGAAAAATCCCCTTCACCACGAAGAATCTGTGCTTTCTTTTCAGCTTCTGCCAGAATCACGGTTCTTTCACGATCAGCTTTTGCTTTGATTTGCTGCGCTTGCTCTTGTCCTTGAGCTCTGAATTCTGCAGCCTCACGCTCACGCTCAGAGCGCATCCGGGCGAAAATCGCTTGCGATGTTTCTGATGGCAAATCACCACTGCGAATTCGAACATCAACAACTTCGATGCCGAATTTTGAAGCCTCTTCATTCGATTGTGTGTGGATCATGTTCATAATATTAGCACGTTCAGCTGAGAGCACGGCTTGCAGAGTCACATTACCCAACACGCGGCGTAAGGATGAGTTGACAACTGAGTTGAGGCGTTGTTCTGCAATTTTTTCAGACCCAACTGTTTGGTAGAACTTGAGTGGGTCTTTGATTTTGAAGCGCACGAATGAGTCAACATTCAGCCTTTTTTGATCAGAAAGAATCACTTGCTGTATCGGTGGGTCTAGATCTAAGACGCGTTTGTCATAGAAAACAGTATCTTGGATGAATGGCACTTTAAGTTTGAGGCCAGGGTCGCGATAGATTTGTTTTGGATCCCCAAATTGGAGAACAATGGCTTGATCTGTCTCAGTCACTACAAATAAGGATCCACTGAGCAGGATAAACAGAACGAAAACACCGACTATTATTGCAATCAA
This window encodes:
- a CDS encoding acyl-CoA dehydrogenase family protein, whose product is MTEQLIQIQETKSGKKSSKAAFNWQDPLSFDSLLTEDETIIQTQARQYCQKKLLPRIIKANRDEIFDPAIYLEMGEMGFLGSTLSGYGCADTSYVAYGLIAREVERIDSSYRSALSVQSSLVMYPIHSYAS
- the hflC gene encoding protease modulator HflC yields the protein MNSKLIAIIVGVFVLFILLSGSLFVVTETDQAIVLQFGDPKQIYRDPGLKLKVPFIQDTVFYDKRVLDLDPPIQQVILSDQKRLNVDSFVRFKIKDPLKFYQTVGSEKIAEQRLNSVVNSSLRRVLGNVTLQAVLSAERANIMNMIHTQSNEEASKFGIEVVDVRIRSGDLPSETSQAIFARMRSEREREAAEFRAQGQEQAQQIKAKADRERTVILAEAEKKAQILRGEGDFSALNTLSKETSKDPKFYSFYRSLQAYKTSLGSNDTTMVLSPESEFFRFFSHASDLKK